A section of the Clostridium sp. TW13 genome encodes:
- a CDS encoding alpha-amylase family glycosyl hydrolase: protein MNKNLRKTICLSTTLAVVITLTSVVSDRQISASFSNSMIAKAATTSVNADALGPVTPKDVVYQILTDRFYNGDTSNDRPGGSTSDEFDGTDTDLNKYQGGDFQGVINKIPYLKTLGVTAVWISPPYENREGALNGEYTAYHGFHASDYFSTNKHFGTMLDFARLRDALHSNGMKLVIDFATNHSSAPTGTVISDGKVYEPNKDANGNYIFDSTTGEAVGRNLVADPMNDSKMFFHHNGNRADNETSYFQYQYKDLANLADFNHENPLTIKYLDKAYMFWKQKGIDGFRDDATLHQNPAFMANVSDMINSDSNGPITQFGEYFIGRPDAKYAHYASFPERTAINNLDFEFYQSVNTTFGNYTKTMKDFANMLVYTSSDYKNPEQAVTFIDNHDVSRFGRVQQDQRIFNEALVALLTARGIPNLYYGTEDQLQGKALGSDAGRVLMQAESNFSTTTTPFKVIQKLAQLRKDNNAIAYGNTTILYSDDNVLVEKRQFGNDVTIVAMNRSTTNSTTIGSSLATAMPDGTYSDYLGGLLGGKNISVSGGNIGSLTLNPSEVDVWQYNASDSTPRIGTVVSTRGRVGNQVYIYGENFDSSTTVTFNGVAAPVLSVSSDTLKVTVPSTTPGNATIKVTKGGVSSNTASYFILSGDQTQTIFHANATTNWGDSIYIVGNIPELGNWDVTKAMKLQDGMFCPSYPAFFLPVSVPKGTSFEFKFVKVDSTGKVYWEQGNNRTFTSTTDGEGVSDTPTYNITWQQ from the coding sequence ATGAACAAAAATCTAAGAAAGACTATTTGTTTAAGTACTACATTGGCAGTAGTAATCACTTTAACATCAGTGGTTAGTGACAGACAAATTTCCGCTAGTTTTAGTAACTCAATGATAGCTAAGGCAGCTACTACATCAGTTAATGCTGATGCTTTAGGGCCAGTAACACCTAAGGATGTTGTTTATCAAATCCTTACAGACAGATTCTATAATGGAGACACAAGCAATGATAGACCAGGAGGTTCTACATCTGACGAATTTGATGGAACTGATACTGATCTAAATAAGTACCAAGGAGGAGACTTCCAAGGCGTAATTAATAAGATACCTTATTTAAAAACCTTAGGAGTAACTGCAGTATGGATTTCACCACCATATGAAAACAGGGAAGGTGCTCTTAATGGTGAGTATACTGCTTATCATGGATTCCATGCAAGCGATTATTTCTCTACAAACAAACACTTTGGAACAATGCTTGATTTTGCAAGATTAAGGGATGCACTTCATAGCAATGGTATGAAGCTAGTAATAGATTTTGCAACTAACCATAGTAGTGCACCTACAGGAACTGTTATTTCAGACGGAAAAGTATATGAACCTAATAAGGATGCAAACGGAAACTATATATTTGATAGTACAACAGGAGAAGCTGTTGGAAGAAACTTAGTAGCAGACCCAATGAATGATAGTAAAATGTTTTTCCATCACAATGGAAATAGAGCTGACAATGAGACATCTTATTTCCAATATCAATATAAGGATTTAGCTAATTTGGCAGATTTTAATCATGAGAATCCTTTAACAATTAAATATTTGGATAAAGCATATATGTTCTGGAAACAAAAAGGTATAGATGGTTTCAGAGATGATGCCACACTTCATCAAAACCCAGCATTTATGGCAAATGTTAGTGATATGATTAATAGTGATTCTAATGGTCCTATAACACAATTTGGAGAATACTTTATTGGTAGACCAGATGCAAAATATGCACACTATGCATCTTTCCCTGAAAGAACAGCAATAAACAATCTTGATTTTGAATTTTATCAATCAGTAAATACTACATTTGGAAACTACACTAAAACTATGAAAGATTTTGCTAATATGTTAGTGTATACATCAAGTGATTATAAGAATCCTGAACAAGCAGTTACATTCATTGATAATCACGATGTTAGTAGATTTGGTAGAGTTCAACAAGATCAAAGAATCTTTAATGAAGCATTGGTTGCTTTATTAACAGCAAGAGGAATTCCAAACCTTTACTATGGTACAGAAGATCAATTACAAGGTAAGGCACTAGGATCTGATGCTGGAAGAGTGTTAATGCAAGCTGAAAGTAACTTCAGCACAACAACTACACCATTTAAAGTAATTCAAAAATTAGCTCAATTAAGAAAAGATAATAATGCAATAGCATATGGAAATACTACTATACTTTATTCTGATGATAATGTTTTAGTAGAAAAGAGACAGTTTGGAAATGACGTTACTATAGTTGCAATGAACAGATCAACAACAAATTCAACTACAATAGGAAGCAGTTTAGCTACTGCAATGCCTGATGGAACTTATTCAGACTATCTAGGAGGATTACTTGGTGGTAAGAATATTTCTGTAAGTGGTGGAAATATCGGTTCATTAACTTTAAATCCAAGCGAAGTAGATGTATGGCAATATAATGCTTCTGATTCAACTCCAAGAATAGGAACAGTAGTTTCAACTAGAGGAAGAGTTGGAAATCAAGTATATATCTATGGAGAAAACTTTGATTCAAGCACAACAGTAACATTTAATGGAGTAGCTGCACCAGTTCTTTCTGTAAGCAGTGATACTTTAAAGGTAACAGTACCAAGTACAACTCCAGGAAATGCAACAATAAAAGTAACTAAGGGTGGAGTTTCAAGCAATACAGCAAGTTACTTTATCCTATCAGGAGATCAAACTCAAACTATATTCCATGCTAATGCCACAACAAACTGGGGTGACAGTATTTATATAGTTGGTAATATACCTGAGCTTGGCAACTGGGATGTAACTAAGGCTATGAAATTACAAGATGGAATGTTCTGTCCAAGTTATCCAGCATTCTTCTTGCCAGTAAGTGTACCAAAGGGAACTTCTTTTGAATTCAAATTTGTAAAAGTAGATTCAACTGGAAAAGTATACTGGGAACAAGGTAACAATAGAACATTCACATCAACTACAGATGGTGAAGGAGTTAGTGATACTCCAACTTACAATATTACATGGCAACAATAA